A segment of the Panacibacter ginsenosidivorans genome:
AAGATTCAATCTGGTTCTTTGTAATAAACAAACCAATACCAATAGCATGCGGGTTGGCGTGAAACGTTTTGTACATACCAAAAAGTTTATCGCCATGTTTGGAAAGATCTATACCCAGCCCGTTATCAGTAATAGATAAACATTTTCTTCCCTTATCAAAAAAAGTTCTGATCTCTATAACAGGTCTTATATCAGGTTTTCTGTACTTGATTGCATTAGAAAGTAAATTGAGCACAATACTCTCAAGGTAAGCAGGAATATATTCGATCTCTTCATATTCGGCTGTATCATGCACTATGATTGCATTTGTTTCATTGATGGTTGGGCGCAATACATCAAGTACCTCATTCAGGGTATCACTAAAAACAATATTAGTCCTTGGAATAACTGAACTATTCTGCGCCTTCACTGTTTCTGTAAGATGTTCAATAGTTTGGTTGAGATTGGCAGATATCTTTTTAAGATACACAAGCAATTCTTTTTGTTGAACAGGATCACTATTGGCATCAAGCAATTTTAGAATGCTCTCCATGTTGCCTGCATGTGATCTTAAATTATGCGAAACGATGTGCGCAAAATTACTAAGCGATTCATTCCTTGCAGTAATAACATCTATAGAGTTTTTTATCTGGTCATCTTTGAGTTTCTGCGCATGTATATCCTGCGTAATACCACGTATGGTAGTAATACTGCCATCTGTATTAATTACAGGTTTGCCAATTGTTCTTATCCATTTCAGGTTTCCTTTTGCGGTTACAGATTCAAATGTTACGTCGTATGCTTTGCCGTTGTGATAGGCTTCTTTTAGTAAGGCTTTAAAATGTATACGATCTCTCTCCTGCAGGAACTGGAACAGGTTGCGGATCAATGGACGAAAGTCTTCTTCTGTTTCATGAAGCTCAAACATGGCAGGCGACCAGATGAGTGTATCGTTTGCAAAATTTATTTCCCAACTGCCGGCTTTTATTAATGCTGTTGATTCGTTGATGAGGAATTGGTAGCGCTCCAATTCCATTAATAATCTTCTGCGCTGATCTTTATTAGTGAGCGAGCCAACTACTCTCACAGGTCTTCCTGCCCTGTTGAGTTTTGCTTTACCAGCCGTTTCAAACCAATGATAAGTTCCATCTTTATGTTTAAGCCTTATATCGTTTATGTAAGGCGCAC
Coding sequences within it:
- a CDS encoding sensor histidine kinase, which codes for MLTENLVDETRFISPETFVNYLRWNIAANGEPLHTVFRKTISHIHNASEKSAEQAYLILKDDLKKAMELYARHAVSKGKISFEMVLRYHTIQGKTIYTLCKANITEWSKQGTALKMEGCHMDITMDKNAFAKDEEQHRLIIEGVNAGIWDLDVRTGQLWCSDKVYELIGYKRGEIESTYDIFFNELLHPDDVKRTVEMMSGHFKSSAPYINDIRLKHKDGTYHWFETAGKAKLNRAGRPVRVVGSLTNKDQRRRLLMELERYQFLINESTALIKAGSWEINFANDTLIWSPAMFELHETEEDFRPLIRNLFQFLQERDRIHFKALLKEAYHNGKAYDVTFESVTAKGNLKWIRTIGKPVINTDGSITTIRGITQDIHAQKLKDDQIKNSIDVITARNESLSNFAHIVSHNLRSHAGNMESILKLLDANSDPVQQKELLVYLKKISANLNQTIEHLTETVKAQNSSVIPRTNIVFSDTLNEVLDVLRPTINETNAIIVHDTAEYEEIEYIPAYLESIVLNLLSNAIKYRKPDIRPVIEIRTFFDKGRKCLSITDNGLGIDLSKHGDKLFGMYKTFHANPHAIGIGLFITKNQIESLGGCIIVESEPGKGTIFTIRF